One genomic region from Phoenix dactylifera cultivar Barhee BC4 unplaced genomic scaffold, palm_55x_up_171113_PBpolish2nd_filt_p 000046F, whole genome shotgun sequence encodes:
- the LOC103710127 gene encoding uncharacterized protein LOC103710127: MKPQQTPSTETASSSSSSSSSSAAAAPSSSVPELRQAATAVTSGDDAPPTPGGPGGAESVVVERRGEHSAVCRWTVPQFPRSKARALWSRYFEVGGYDCRLLIYPKGDSQALPGYFSIYLQIVDPRGSSSSKWDCFSSYRLAVVHPSDDSKSIARDSWHRFSSKKKSHGWCDFTPAAAILDPKAGFLHPPNDAVLITADILILHESVSFSRDHELQPPPAAADVLSGKFTWKVHNFSLFREMIKTQKIMSPVFPAGECNLRISVYQSSVSGVEHLSMCLESKDTDKVQLVPERSCWCLFRMSVLSQRPGMNHMHRDSYGRFAADNKGGDNTSLGWNDYMRMADFIGPDAGFLVDDTAVFSTSFHVIKESNSFTKNPGLLLGGRATARKSDGHFGKFTWRIENFTRLKDLLKKRKITGLCVKSRRFQIGNRDCRLIVYPRGQSQPPCHLSVFLEVTDSRNTASDWSCFVSHRLSVVNQKMEEKSVTKESQNRYSKAAKDWGWREFVTLTSLFDQDAGFLVQDTVVFSAEVLILKETSIMQEFSDSTESELCGMGSGSQIDAIWKRGSFTWRVENFFSFKEIMETRKIFSKFFQAGGCELRIGVYESFDTICIYLESDQSSGSDPDKNFWVRYRMAVVNQKNPAKTVWKESSICTKMWNNSVLQFMKVSDMLESDAGFLVRDTVVFVCEILDCCPWFEFSDLEVLASDDDQDALSTDTDELIESEESDVSSEDEEDMFRNLLSRAGFHLTYGDNPSQPQVTLREKLLMDAGAIAGFLSALRVYLDEPAKIKRLFLPAKLSGSTGGKKDSTRGDASFPSIVNLLMGVKVLQQAIIDLLLDIMVECCQSSEGRTGYDSSETSLKPSPGSNGASSPPESTGDSEVTENAQCHVYQRLESGVAEITQALQSSDLIANGIPDKTNLEQSIFPPETSAGDLHVDNGFIRANKPKWPEQSEELLELIVNSLRALDNFVPQGCPEPRRRPQSVHKIALVLAKAPKHLQPDLIALVPKLVDHSEHSLAACALLDRLQKPDAEPSLRLPVFGALSLLDFGSEVWERVLFQAFELLSDSNDEPLVAAVSFVFKAASQCQHLPQAVRAIRSRLKSLGAEVPHCVLDVLAETVHTCTDVAEAILRDIDSDCELDGNCVTTPCGIFSCGVNGLSAEGMHMGQELVLHGCQHLSDVYILIEMLTMPGLFVEVSQVFERAVLRGAIGLQSVAMVLERRHVQRLTVKSMPLVDDQQNKRVLVDGKFEALPVQEDDFTSVLSLGEVLSLSSDTRVQDFVRMLYAIMFKIYAEEHYRLRMLKGLVEHATNTADNCQVADIDMDVLAFLVREEDGIARPVLNMMREVAEVAQVGRANLWHQICDIEDENIRFREERQAELSNFAHEKAVLSQRLNESEATNNCLKSELKVEMDHFAREKKELTEQILEVENQLEWVRSEKDEEIAKLSADRKVLQDRLHEAEAQLAQLKSRKRDELKRVMKEKNALAERLKNAEAARKRFDEELKRYATETVTREEVRQSLEDEVRRLTKTVGQTEGEKREKEEQVARCEAYIDGMEAKLQACQQYIHTLEASLQEEMARHAPLYGAGLESLSMKELETLSRIHEEGLRQIHAIQQRKGSGTLVSGHALPQVHGLYPTGPPVAVGLPPSIIPNGVGIHGNGHMNGAVGPWFNPT, from the exons ATGAAGCCCCAGCAGACCCCCTCCACCGagacggcctcctcctcctcctcctcctcctcctcttccgccgccgccgcgccCTCCTCGTCCGTCCCAGAGCTCCGGCAGGCCGCGACCGCCGTCACCTCGGGAGATGACGCTCCTCCTACCCCGGGCGGCCCCGGAGGCGCGGAGTCGGTCGTCGTGGAGCGGCGGGGCGAGCACTCTGCCGTGTGCCGGTGGACGGTACCACAGTTCCCCCGCAGCAAGGCTCGCGCCCTCTGGTCCCGCTACTTCGAGGTCGGCGGCTACGACTGCCGCCTCCTCATCTACCCTAAGGGCGACTCCCAGGCCCTCCCTGGCTACTTTTCGATCTACCTCCAGATCGTCGACCCCCGTGGGTCGTCGTCCTCCAAGTGGGACTGCTTCTCCAGCTACCGACTCGCCGTCGTCCACCCCTCCGATGACTCCAAGTCCATCGCCCGCGACTCCTGGCACCGCTTCTCATCCAAGAAGAAATCCCACGGCTGGTGCGACTTCACCCCCGCCGCCGCCATCCTCGACCCCAAGGCCGGCTTCCTCCACCCCCCCAACGACGCCGTCCTCATCACCGCTGACATCCTCATCCTCCACGAGTCCGTCTCCTTCTCCCGCGACCACGAGCTCCAGCCTCCCCCTGCCGCCGCGGACGTCCTCAGCGGCAAGTTCACCTGGAAGGTCCACAATTTCAGCCTCTTCCGCGAGATGATCAAGACCCAGAAGATCATGAGCCCCGTCTTCCCTGCTGGCGAGTGCAATCTCAGGATCAGCGTCTACCAGAGCTCGGTCAGCGGCGTCGAGCACCTATCCATGTGCCTCGAGAGCAAGGATACCGACAAGGTGCAGCTCGTCCCGGAGCGCAGCTGCTGGTGCCTCTTCCGCATGTCGGTGCTCAGCCAGCGCCCCGGAATGAACCATATGCACCGCGACTCCTATGGCCGGTTTGCTGCCGATAACAAGGGGGGAGACAACACCAGCCTCGGCTGGAATGACTACATGCGCATGGCCGACTTCATCGGGCCGGATGCGGGGTTCCTCGTCGATGACACTGCCGTGTTCAGCACCTCGTTCCATGTGATCAAGGAGTCCAACAGCTTCACTAAGAACCCTGGGCTACTGCTCGGGGGGAGGGCTACTGCGAGGAAGTCAGACGGGCACTTTGGCAAGTTCACCTGGAGGATTGAGAACTTCACCAGGCTCAAGGACCTCCTCAAGAAGAGGAAGATTACAGGGCTCTGTGTCAAGAGCCGCAGGTTCCAGATTGGCAATCGGGACTGCCGCCTCATCGTCTATCCCAGGG GGCAGTCCCAACCACCATGCCACCTATCAGTGTTTTTGGAAGTCACAGATTCCCGCAACACAGCCAGTGACTGGAGCTGTTTTGTGAGTCACCGGCTGTCAGTTGTAAATCAGAAAATGGAGGAGAAGTCTGTCACCAAGGAGTCACAAAATCGTTACTCCAAGGCTGCAAAGGATTGGGGCTGGCGTGAGTTTGTGACCTTGACGAGTCTTTTTGATCAGGATGCTGGGTTTCTTGTCCAAGACACTGTTGTGTTCTCCGCAGAAGTTCTCATTTTGAAGGAGACCTCTATAATGCAAGAATTTAGTGACTCAACAGAGTCTGAATTGTGTGGCATGGGTTCTGGTTCTCAGATTGATGCTATTTGGAAGAGAGGGTCTTTCACATGGAGGGTGGagaatttcttttccttcaAGGAGATTATGGAGACACGGAAAATCTTTAGCAAATTCTTTCAAGCTGGTGGTTGTGAGCTGCGAATAG GTGTCTATGAGTCATTTGACACCATATGTATATACTTGGAGAGTGACCAGTCATCTGGGAGTGATCCTGACAAGAATTTTTGGGTCCGGTACAGAATGGCTGTGGTGAACCAGAAGAATCCAGCAAAAACTGTGTGGAAGGAGTCTTCTATCTGCACAAAAATGTGGAACAATTCGGTTCTCCAATTTATGAAGGTCTCAGATATGCTGGAATCTGATGCAGGATTTCTTGTTCGTGACACAGTGGTATTCGTTTGCGAGATCTTAGATTGCTGCCCTTGGTTTGAGTTTTCTGATCtagag GTTTTGGCTTCAGATGATGATCAGGATGCATTGTCAACAGACACGGATGAACTTATTGAGTCTGAAGAGAGTGACGTCAGTAGTGAAGATGAGGAAGACATGTTCCGGAACCTTCTTTCCCGAGCAGGTTTTCATCTGACATATGGAGATAATCCTTCTCAGCCGCAGGTTACTTTAAGAGAAAAGCTTCTAATGGATGCTGGTGCAATTGCTGGATTTCTATCTGCTCTGCGGGTTTATCTTGATGAGCCTGCTAAAATAAAGCGCTTATTTCTTCCTGCCAAACTATCTGGGAGCACTGGAGGCAAGAAAGATTCCACAAGAGGTGATGCCAGTTTTCCGAGCATAGTGAATTTATTGATGGGGGTTAAGGTCTTGCAACAAGCTATTATTGATTTACTTCTAGATATAATGGTCGAGTGTTGCCAATCTTCGGAAGGAAGAACAGGATACGATTCTTCTGAAACAAGCTTGAAACCTTCTCCTGGTTCTAATGGAGCTAGCAGTCCACCAGAATCCACTGGTGACAGTGAAGTTACCGAGAATGCACAATGTCATGTGTATCAGAGATTGGAATCTGGAGTGGCTGAAATTACCCAGGCACTGCAGAGCTCAGACCTGATTGCAAATGGGATACCAGACAAGACCAACCTGGAACAGTCCATTTTTCCTCCAGAGACGTCTGCTGGGGATCTCCATGTAGATAATGGTTTTATTCGAGCTAACAAG CCAAAATGGCCAGAACAATCTGAGGAACTCTTAGAATTAATTGTCAATTCACTAAGGGCCCTCGATAATTTTGTGCCTCAAGGGTGCCCTGAACCAAGAAGAAGGCCTCAATCAGTCCACAAGATTGCTCTGGTGCTGGCTAAAGCTCCAAAACATCTTCAACCAGATCTAATTGCCCTTGTGCCAAAACTGGTCGACCATTCGGAACATTCACTTGCAGCTTGTGCACTCCTGGACCGACTTCAGAAGCCAGATGCCGAGCCATCATTGCGCTTACCG gTTTTTGGTGCTCTCAGTCTGTTGGATTTTGGAAGTGAGGTGTGGGAGCGTGTATTATTTCAAGCTTTTGAGCTCTTGTCAGATTCCAATGATGAACCTCTTGTGGCAGCCGTGAGTTTTGTTTTCAAAGCTGCATCTCAATGTCAGCATCTTCCTCAAGCA GTCAGGGCTATCCGTTCAAGGTTGAAAAGTCTGGGTGCGGAAGTTCCACACTGTGTGTTGGATGTTTTAGCAGAAACAGTGCATACTTGTACAGATGTGGCTGAAGCCATTTTAAGAGATATTGACTCTGATTGTGAGCTTGACGGAAACTGTGTGACAACACCTTGTGGTATTTTTTCATGTGGTGTAAATGGGCTTTCGGCTGAAGGGATGCATATGGGCCAAGAGCTGGTTTTGCATGGATGCCAACATCTGTCTGATGTTTACATCTTGATAGAGATGTTAACTATGCCCGGCCTGTTTGTTGAAGTTTCACAGGTCTTTGAGAGAGCTGTACTGCGAGGAGCCATTGGGCTGCAGTCAGTTGCCATGGTATTGGAAAGACGCCATGTTCAAAGGTTAACTGTTAAATCTATGCCTCTTGTGGATGATCAACAGAACAAACGAGTCCTGGTAGATGGAAAATTCGAGGCATTGCCTGTCCAAGAAGATGACTTCACATCAGTTCTTTCTCTTGGTGAAGTATTATCTCTTTCTAGCGACACCAGAGTCCAGGACTTCGTGAGGATGCTATATGCTATCATGTTTAAAATTTACGCCGAGGAGCATTACCGACTTAGGATGTTGAAGGGGCTTGTTGAACATGCAACAAATACTGCAGATAATTGCCAAGTAGCTGATATAGATATGGATGTTTTGGCTTTTCTTGTTCGAGAAGAAGATGGGATTGCTAGACCAGTTCTGAACATGATGCGGGAGGTTGCTGAAGTTGCTCAAGTTGGTCGTGCAAATCTTTGGCACCAAATTTGTGATATTGAAGATGAAAATATCCGTTTTCGAGAGGAAAGACAAGCAGAACTTTCTAATTTTGCACATGAAAAAGCTGTTCTGTCCCAAAGGCTAAATGAATCTGAGGCTACTAACAACTGTCTTAAG TCTGAGTTAAAGGTTGAAATGGACCATTTTGCTCGCgaaaaaaaagaactcactGAGCAGATACTTGAGGTTGAGAATCAGTTGGAATGGGttcgatcagaaaaagatgaggAAATCGCAAAACTCTCGGCTGATCGGAAAGTTCTTCAGGACCGCCTTCATGAAGCAGAGGCACAACTCGCACAGTTGAAATCTCGAAAACGTGATGAATTAAAG AGAGTAATGAAGGAAAAGAATGCTTTGGCTGAAAGGTTGAAAAATGCAGAAGCTGCACGAAAAAGATTTGATGAAGAATTAAAACGGTATGCCACAGAGACAGTGACTAGAGAAGAAGTCAGGCAATCACTTGAAGATGAAGTTCGACGACTGACAAAAACAGTGGGACAAACTGAAGGAGAAAAACGGGAGAAGGAAGAACAGGTGGCTCGCTGTGAAGCGTACATTGATGGGATGGAAGCAAAGTTGCAAGCATGCCAG CAATATATTCATACCCTCGAAGCTTCACTCCAAGAAGAAATGGCCCGTCATGCTCCGCTTTATGGTGCTGGCTTGGAATCCTTGTCGATGAAAGAGCTTGAGACACTCTCTCGCATTCACGAGGAGGGACTAAGACAGATTCATGCAATTCAGCAGAGGAAAGGCAGTGGGACTCTTGTGAGTGGACACGCACTTCCTCAAGTCCATGGGTTATACCCCACAGGTCCACCCGTGGCTGTTGGTCTCCCACCTTCTATCATCCCTAATGGAGTAGGAATTCATGGCAATGGGCACATGAATGGTGCGGTGGGTCCTTGGTTCAACCCCACTTAA